From Quercus lobata isolate SW786 chromosome 1, ValleyOak3.0 Primary Assembly, whole genome shotgun sequence, one genomic window encodes:
- the LOC115954262 gene encoding uncharacterized protein LOC115954262, with protein MEEVRQGICGPHMNERMLAKKILRMGYYWNSMETNCVDFVKGCPNFQTHANLNHVPLSELYSMTSSWPFSVWGRDVIQIIALKASNGHEYILVAIDYFTKWVKATSYFVLKVMHVARFVENNIICLFEVLQEIIFDSGSHFEGEVQRIMTLYNIEHHKSSPYRSQINGAVEAANKNIKNILAKMVVTSRTRPRSSCMPYTVIELIFVHQLWKPSTLWFMGVK; from the coding sequence ATGGAAGAAGTACGCCAAGGGATTTGTGGTCCTCACATGAATGAGAGAATGTTAGCAAAGAAGATCCTTAGGATGGGATACTATTGGAATTCAATGGAGACCAATTGTGTAGACTTTGTAAAAGGTTGTCCTAATTTCCAAACACATGCAAACTTGAACCATGTACCACTGAGCGAGCTATATAGTATGACCTCTTCTTGGCCTTTCTCAGTTTGGGGCAGAGATGTAATTCAAATAATAGCCCTTAAGGCCTCAAATGGGCATGAATACATCCTAGTGGCaattgactacttcaccaagtgggttaAGGCAACCTCCTACTTTGTGCTAAAAGTCATGCATGTGGCCCGATTCGTagaaaacaacatcatttgcCTGTTCGAAGTACTGCAAGAGATCATCTTTGACAGTGGTTCCCACTTTGAGGGAGAGGTCCAAAGGATCATGACACTGTACAACATTGAGCATCATAAGTCTTCACCATATCGATCGCAGATTAATGGGGCTGTTGAAGCAGCCAACAAGAACATCAAGAATATCCTAGCCAAGATGGTAGTGACATCAAGGACTAGGCCGAGAAGCTCATGTATGCCTTATACAGTTATAGAACTTATATTCGTGCATCAACTATGGAAACCCTCTACTCTTTGGTTTATGGGAGTGAAGTAG